AACTATTATCTGAGATTATGCAGTGCATCAGAGTGGTGCACATCAGAAATGCTATTGCCGTTTATGGTACCACATACTCTTCCAGagatgagaaaagaaaaacttattCCACAAAATCTAAGTAAAACATACCAAGATGTTCCACCGCAGTTGGAAATAACATTGAATAGCTTTCGAGTATTCAGACCTAACCGAGCTCCAAATGCCATTGCTTCGGCAGCTGATGCAATATGAACTCCCGCAAGCAATTGATTGACCATTTTAACACCACTATGGAACATCAAGTAACCACGTAACAAAGAAAGTGAAATGATGTCTATGTCAGTATAGAAAGGATCGTGATGGCGATAAAAAAGAGCATAACAAATTACCTTCCTGCACCGCAACCTCCTCTAATCACATAAAGCTTCTCACTTAATGCTGCACAAAATCAATAATAATCAGGCACGTCCAGGTTACTGATGTGAACAAGAAAATAATTCACGAGAAAAGTGAAAATGAAATCGTCACCTGACAACACCATCCCCGCAGACTTGAGTGCTTCTTCGGTACCTGAAGCCATTATCTgaggaaaaaaacatataacttcAGCTTCATTAGACATTGTATATAGGTATCTAGACTTCATACCGTAAGTTCTCCCATGGCAGCCCTCTTAACACCACCAGAAACAGGAGCATCCACCAGCTTTAGGTCCTTACCCTCATCTAAAAGATTACCAAGTAAAATATAGAACTCAATCAAGTGACAGTAAAATATCATGATGGAAGTAACAATTTGATCAGGGGATCATCTGACCATCAAGATCAGCTCAGAGTGGAACTTACTTTCTAGACGCCTTTCAAGCTGACTAACAAATGCGGGAGAGACTGTTGACGCAAGTACAACAGTTGTTCCAGACGGAATAGCTGAAATATTGTTAAAGAAAAACTTAGGAAAATCAGCTCTAAGCTAAAAGCTAGGATAACAGAGATGTATACCTTCAACTGCTCCAAGATGCCCATACAAGACATCCTCGGCCTGAACCTCGTTTGTTACCATAATTACAAGAACATCAACATCTGTAGAAGCAGatacaaataaaaacatatatcaggGGAAAATTTACTGGATTCACAGGATCAAAGAAGGATTTTCATCTCAAAGTTCTGAGAGCTACAAGACACATCTACACTGTAATCTGTTTCACTTGTCTTGATTTTGAGGACTACCTTTTGTCACATCAGCTGGAGAATTTGCCGCCACTCCGCCGACACCCTCAAATCTGACGAGCGTTGGCTTGTATACCTGCAATACAGTATCAGTATCAAACATTTCATGTAACAATGTCATCTTTTCTACTCAAGATGCACAGGCTTTTTTAAAGTTAAGCCACTATCAGCTATTCCTAAATTTATAATAGTCTGAATGATCTAACGCTAATACATCAATAAGTTAACAATTGTTTGAAAAGTCACCCAAAACACGAATACCATAGATTCAATAAAGTATTCACAGTGGAGAGTTAATCAGAGGCTTACATCATAACCACGGACAGAAAAGTTTGATTTCAACAGGTGCGCTGCCATACCAAAACCCATTGCTCCGAGACCAATGAAACCAATTCTTTTCACAGGCTTTGCTTGAGTAGTAATTTCTTTGGCCAAATCCTCTGGCTTGTAAAGTTCTTTATTGGCTGCTTCTAGTATGCCAACACCAAGCACTTTTTCCCAGATCTGTTTAATCATTACGCAAACCTTTCATTAGACAGGCATGTATCAAATACATGGTCTATGACAGTAGTTTTCCGTTCCTTTAAATTTGCCACAAGTtccgaaaaagaagaaaagaactcTATAAGGGACCTTAGCCAATGAAATAGATGTATCATCTCCGTGCATTTGAGATATTCCTGGACAAGGAGAAGTTATGCATAAAATTAGACAAGTGGAAAGAGGTCACTATCATTGTACCATACATAAGATCATATTGATATGTACCGAGGATTAGTTGTTGACGTGCAACTGCCAACAGCGGGACAGGAAATGGGAGCGATTTGGCTTTATCTTCAACAATGCCCTAACCATTTGGAAAATCAGTTAGCGTTTCATTAATTTATGTGCTAAACATCAAGATTTAATCACTGTGAGTTTAAAATGACTCATTAACTGGatctatattttgtttttctctctttGCTAAATCAATTTGAAAGATATATAGTCACTTTCAATTTGGTGTATCATACCAGATTCTGAGAGAGAACATCGAGGAAGTGACCATCTATATCACTTTTCAGCAACAAGGGTATATGATTCTTGTAAATCCTGAAAACAAAATGCACACAAGACAAGTTAATTCTCTGACAGCCATTGTAGGAATATTGACATGCTGATATGGCATAAACCTTCAGGGAAATCTTTAGTCTATCCTATTCTCAAAACTTTCAGAATGAAACTATTCTGCCTATTCTTTTTCCATCCCTTTAATGAGTGTATATTAAAGTTCTACTACTACATGAAATGTAGTCAACCCTATTATTCCATAACAGTCCTATCAAAAATCTTTCTGATTTTGGTACTGGAATACTTTTGTATTACTCGTAACCAAAGGGAAGTCCTTGTAGCATAATGCATACCATGAATTCCCAGCAGCATTGGAAATGATGTCATACAATATCCATGGATGCACACCCGCCTGAGAACCTAAAGATATAGCCTCCACAGCAGCAACAAGATGAATGCCCTCAAGTAGCTCATTAACCATTTTAACTTTACTGGTTCAGAAAAAACAACGAGATCAATGTTGTCTCTAATGCAGAGGAATAGTTAGAATCATCAACGGTTTTGTTCAAGCATGTTATGATCAAAGAGTTCATAGGTTTCATGATATTTCGGTAAGCAACTTGACCAACACGGGAAGGTTATTTATCACCCCAAAATTTCCATACCTTCCAGCACCAATTTCTCCCTCAAAGGTGTAAAGCTTCTGACACATTGCTTCACGAAACAAATAAATTGTCTTAGTAAGAAAACAAACTATCAGAAAGTCTATATGTTCTATAAACTGGAGTTAACATTTTACCAGTAAGATAGGGTTGTGCTCTTGTGATCGAATCAGACCTTCCAGATGCTATGATCTTATAAAGTTAAAATGAAACGTGTTACTACAAGTACAATGACAAGCCACTTTAAACAATGAATGGAGATCAAACTAGCTCAGTGACACTTCACCAACATCAAAGACTTAGAAAGAGAGGAGAGATTATACCATTAGTTTTCCATCAAGAAGCTCAGACATTCCTTTTAAAACATAGGCATCGACTACAAAAATCTGCTCTTTACCCTCTGCATCGGAAACCAAACCCCATTTTCAGTTCACGACTGAAAagtggaaacttcaaaatacagAGATGAAATGCAAACGATGCCTCAAAAGTATCCAAATTTGTAGCAACCTGCAAGTTGTTTCTCTAGCTTCTGGAGGTGCAAAGGCGGTATTGTGGAAGACAAAAGCAAAACAGTGCCCTTCTGTAGACCTGACTAGAGATGACGCAATCGCATACAGTCTCTTAGACAACAATCCCGagataaaattcaaaaactgTGAGGTAAAGAAACTTGGGGAATAACCTTTAATAACACCCTCATCGCCAAAAATAACATCTTGAATTTGGTCAGGGTGGGAAAGTAAAACAACCACGGCTGCTGCACCTGCGTAGAGGtaataaagacaaaaaaaaaaagagagatagagaggagAGTAAATAACATAACACATCAAAAGTAAACAGAGAGGCAGCAGCAGAAAGGCTAATACTAAACTTTTCTTCCATGTATCTTAATTGTTTCTAATTACTTATAACACAATCTGGTACCTTTGCCAACATCTGCAGGACTGTCACATTTGCATCCTCCCAGTTCAGTGAACTTCTCCACCATCTCTGTACTTATCTGTTGAATATAGACACAACCGTTTAACTTTCCTCctcaatttaaaaagaaaaaagctgAAGAAAACAAGTctggtttgtttctttttagaCAAAAGCAACAATCACTGAACATTTAATCAAATCATTTCATTTCAAAACACTTTGTGTTGTGAGAATAGAAATAAACGTGTAAGAAACAGCTGAATTCCTCTGagataaattaagaaaattcttAAAAGATCGAACACACAAATTTTCACATGCTTGGTACCAATATTATGAAACCCGATCAACCTTGATTTAACATAAAACCAGCCgatcaaaaaaagaaagctGACCTCGAATGCTTGAACCCTAAACCCAGAACTAAGAAGCGAAGAAGCTAATTCGAAGCTGAAGAGATCCAAACCAACGAACCCAACGACGCCACCACCATCACCTCCCATTTTTTTGTTCTCCGATTCTCTTTCCTTTCTCCACCgattgtaaaataatttaagtCAGCTAACCAATTTCATACGCATATGTTTCTGTAACGTCTATATCAACATCCGTTTGATTAATCTCCACTAATTAACTAattaactaataattttataataagcGCCATTGTGATTTGCGACAGATAAGTTAACATCGTAGACTCATACGTGGAAATCCATATCCAAAAAGCTTTTTTAACTTATCTGGCAAAAAGCTCCAAACTcgcacaaaataaaataaataaataaagatagttttgtaattgttAGGTGAGATTCGTGAACATTAGGCCTCGGCCTTTTCTCCGGAACTAAAGATCTGAACCGGAACCGATTCGGAAATATATGTTTGGATTCGGATCCGAATCTATGCTAAAGTACatgttgagttttttttttggagctGCGGGTCTCGGTTCGAGTCTGAATCCTATTAGAGACCCCATCGAATAcccgaaataacaaaaaattattgtatatattaagTATATTTGGGTGATTAGTTACATTTTTggtatttcagatatttttttaagttttagtttgggttttttggtATAATTTCAGGTTTcggtaaaattttagattttcaaaaaatataattcaggTATTTTGGTatcttttgggttttgggtttgattttggataaattttcaggtatttttgcggttcttcagatatttttaaagtttacagTTAATTTTCGagttttcggattttcgggtcctaaatacccAAACCGACccgaatttaaaatatacccGATAATTACGGATATTTTACGTATATTGAAATTTTAGACTTGAATCGATCTGGATCCGACAAAATCCGACttagaaccgacccgaaaaatTATAAGTGCCTATATGAATCCAAATATCTAGGACCCGGATGCCCATGCCCAGTGAACATGGTTGAAAACTACAACAAACCGTATGTTCATGCTCTGTTCTGTTCATGTAATAGCAATCTTTTCTGTGAACTCTTATAATTAGATTGAAATTAGGATTTAACTAATTAACGTCAGACAATCCAGAGCTTAGTCTTCGATCCATTGCATAAGAACCGGATCAGAACAGATTTTGTTACTGTTTCTCGAAAAACCAGGGAGAAACTCGATTAGAttgcaaaacaaacaaaactataacCAACGTGTGTGTACTATATAAGACACGTGAAGATGTATTACATCAATCCACACAACTTTCAAAGGAAGACAACATAATAACCGTTTGTTTGAAATATTAAGCTCTTTGCTTTTTTGAAAATGGAGGTCGTTAGATTCGCCGTCGCCGTCGTTTTTGTATTGTTCTCCGTCTCGTCATCTAAGGCTGAGCCTACACCGGCAATGGGtggaggcggaggaggaggaggagatgctCACTCAATGCCGTGTATACAAAAACTGATGCCATGTCAGCCTTATCTTCACTCGGTGACTCCTCCACCGCCCGCTTCGTGTTGCCTGCCGATGAAGGAGATCGTCGAGAAAGACGCCACGTGTCTTTGCTCCGTCTTCAACAATGTCGACATGCTCAAATCGCTTAACCTCACTAAAGAAAACGCTCTTGTTCTCCCTAAAGCTTGTGGCGCCAAGGCTGACATCTCGCTATGCAAATCCAGCAATGGTAAGCCACTTAATACGACGCCGATTATAGTAGGTTTTAGCTTGATGCACGCACGTTTTTGTTCcttatctttattatttttaattttttttttaattttactaagGCACCACTACACCTTCGACGGGAACTACCACAACTCCTCCGGCATCTTCCACTGGTATGATTACATAATCTTATAATAACAGTTGTACGTGGTGgagtatatatttatctttgtaTACATGAACAGGGAGCGGTTCCACCGgagcttcatcttcttcaacggCCAAACCAACAAACTCGGCTCCTGCCATCAACTTCGCCGGAGCTAGCTTCGCATCAGCTTTCATGGCATTGGCAACAATCTTCTTCTGATCTACTACTATATtgcattttttctttattcattATTACGTAGGTTTTTTATATGTTGAAAATTTGTTTGgttattgattattattatcattatgTACTTTGAAATTtctaataatagtaataatttcCAGCATGTCTTTACCAACACTTTCTCTAATTAGTTTAATGCCCAAATCTAAATTCATCTCATTAcggtttttgttttaatttattttttgtgtaCATGTAATGCAATCACAAACATGTACATTACCACAAGTCGATATGAACTATGAATTAGTGATACTATGAGGTTACTACTTCAAACTATTAATTTTACATATACTGGTGTATAGTATACATATGTCAAGTATACAATATGTTTAAAATAGGTATATACCTCGTTAGTCT
This genomic interval from Brassica napus cultivar Da-Ae chromosome A6, Da-Ae, whole genome shotgun sequence contains the following:
- the LOC106351426 gene encoding non-specific lipid transfer protein GPI-anchored 3-like translates to MEVVRFAVAVVFVLFSVSSSKAEPTPAMGGGGGGGGDAHSMPCIQKLMPCQPYLHSVTPPPPASCCLPMKEIVEKDATCLCSVFNNVDMLKSLNLTKENALVLPKACGAKADISLCKSSNGTTTPSTGTTTTPPASSTGSGSTGASSSSTAKPTNSAPAINFAGASFASAFMALATIFF